Proteins from a genomic interval of Polaribacter sejongensis:
- a CDS encoding S1/P1 nuclease has product MKIKVLFILSIFLFSNFSAEETVFWGPTGHRTTGKIAENHLTNKAKRKIDKLLKGQSLAFVSTFGDEIKSDKKYNEFYSWHYVNMGLDEKYADAEKNPAGDMVTGIYKCIEVLKDDNSSEEDKVFYLKMLVHLVGDLHQPMHVGQREDKGGNTIQLQWFGKGTNLHSVWDSKIIEEYNMSYIELAENAKDLSKAEIKAIEKGTVVDWVDEVHEVTKEVYKSVKVGENLKYRYSYNHLGTVRTQLQKGGIRLAKILNDIF; this is encoded by the coding sequence ATGAAGATTAAAGTACTTTTTATACTATCGATATTTTTATTCTCAAATTTTTCAGCAGAAGAAACTGTTTTTTGGGGACCAACAGGACATAGAACTACGGGGAAAATTGCCGAAAATCATTTAACAAACAAAGCCAAAAGAAAAATTGACAAATTGTTAAAAGGACAAAGTTTGGCATTTGTATCCACCTTTGGTGATGAGATAAAATCTGATAAAAAATACAACGAGTTTTATTCTTGGCATTATGTAAATATGGGCTTAGATGAAAAGTATGCAGATGCAGAAAAAAATCCGGCAGGAGATATGGTTACTGGTATCTATAAATGTATAGAGGTTTTAAAGGATGACAATAGTTCTGAGGAAGATAAAGTTTTCTATTTAAAAATGTTGGTACATTTAGTTGGAGATTTACATCAACCAATGCATGTTGGACAAAGAGAAGACAAAGGTGGGAATACAATACAGCTTCAGTGGTTTGGTAAGGGGACAAACTTGCACTCGGTTTGGGATTCTAAAATAATAGAAGAATATAACATGAGTTATATTGAATTGGCTGAAAATGCAAAAGATTTATCAAAAGCAGAAATTAAAGCTATTGAAAAAGGAACTGTTGTAGATTGGGTAGATGAAGTTCATGAGGTTACAAAAGAAGTTTATAAATCTGTAAAAGTTGGTGAGAATTTAAAATACAGATATTCTTATAATCATTTAGGAACTGTAAGAACTCAATTGCAAAAAGGAGGAATTCGTTTGGCAAAAATTTTAAACGATATTTTCTAA
- a CDS encoding thioredoxin family protein, translating to MKFTKSILVLFVVLVASAFTINTADGYQVGDTIEYFTLKNIDGKMVSLSDYADAKGFVIIFTCNTCPYSVANEDRIIALDLKYKKLGYPVIAINPNDPKASKGDSLEDMKVRAEEKGFTFPYLLDEGQKVYPKFGATKTPHVFVVSKPSMKVEYIGAIDNNSRDADSVTEKYVENVLDALLSGKKPTKRNTRAIGCSIKVL from the coding sequence ATGAAATTTACAAAATCGATTTTAGTCCTATTTGTAGTTCTTGTGGCAAGTGCCTTTACAATAAATACGGCAGATGGTTACCAAGTAGGTGACACCATAGAATATTTTACGTTAAAGAATATTGATGGTAAAATGGTTTCTCTATCAGATTATGCTGATGCAAAAGGATTTGTAATCATTTTTACGTGTAATACCTGTCCGTATTCTGTAGCTAATGAAGATAGAATAATCGCTTTAGATTTAAAATATAAAAAATTAGGTTATCCTGTAATTGCTATCAATCCGAATGATCCGAAGGCTTCTAAAGGAGATAGTTTAGAAGATATGAAGGTTAGGGCAGAAGAAAAAGGATTCACGTTTCCTTATTTATTAGATGAAGGACAAAAAGTATATCCCAAATTTGGGGCAACTAAAACACCTCATGTATTTGTGGTTAGCAAACCAAGTATGAAAGTTGAATATATTGGAGCAATAGATAATAATTCTAGAGATGCAGATTCTGTAACTGAAAAATATGTAGAAAACGTGTTAGATGCTTTATTGTCTGGAAAAAAGCCTACAAAAAGAAACACTAGAGCAATTGGTTGTTCAATAAAAGTATTATAA
- a CDS encoding TlpA disulfide reductase family protein yields the protein MFKNGFYSLLFLSLLFSCKKGEVKEVSQKVSSVKSYTYNELKPLLEKNDGKTYVVNFWATWCAPCVKELPAFEKLNKEYAAKNVEVILVSLDFPKQVDKRLIPFINKHNLQSKVVLLNDINEDVWIKAIDSTWSGAIPATLIYNAKGRTFYEKSFDYEELESELKTIL from the coding sequence ATGTTTAAAAACGGTTTTTATTCTTTGCTATTTTTGTCTCTTTTATTTTCCTGTAAAAAAGGAGAAGTAAAAGAAGTATCACAAAAAGTAAGCTCTGTAAAGTCTTATACATACAATGAATTGAAACCTTTGTTAGAAAAAAATGATGGTAAAACATACGTTGTTAATTTTTGGGCAACTTGGTGTGCTCCTTGTGTAAAAGAATTACCGGCATTTGAAAAATTAAACAAAGAATATGCAGCTAAAAATGTAGAAGTTATTTTGGTTAGTTTAGACTTTCCGAAACAAGTAGATAAAAGATTGATTCCATTTATCAATAAACATAATTTACAGTCTAAAGTTGTTTTATTAAATGATATTAATGAAGATGTCTGGATTAAAGCCATAGATTCTACTTGGTCTGGAGCCATACCAGCTACATTAATTTACAATGCAAAAGGAAGAACGTTTTACGAGAAATCTTTCGATTATGAAGAACTAGAATCCGAATTGAAAACTATTTTATAA